In Botrytis cinerea B05.10 chromosome 6, complete sequence, the following proteins share a genomic window:
- the Bcmet2 gene encoding Bcmet2 codes for MAASLKSTGSAGTEANAPRYERTQQQPENPFASLIPDQTIAIIPSFTLESGETLHNVPLAYSTRGKLSPNRDNAMVICHALTGSADVSDWWGPLLGGPGRAFDISRFFVICMNSLGSPYGSASPVTCKDGDPKNERYGPEFPLTTIRDDVNIHKLLLDDLGVRQVAAVIGGSMGGMLVLEWAYFGKDYVRAIVPIATSSRHSAWGISWGEAQRQSIYADPKYDDGYYPFSDPPTAGLGAARMSALLTYRSRNSFEARFGRNIPDASKKQTISESQQSATASDIHRAIHNDGHRQTRSPISSRPGSSAAISTMASENITANGGNPANFTDPQFHGATPSSSPPPDRPVPKRKSTSHYFSAQSYLRYQGEKFVKRFDGNCYIAITRKLDTHDVSRYRVPTDSEDPIAEALSQIQQPTLVLGIESDGLFTFDEQKEIAASVPNARLRKIESPEGHDAFLLQFEQVNQHILEFLNEVLPDIMGAPGIEGVVAEDGVGAVTKSSTFGEAEVDDITAW; via the exons ATGGCAGCTTCATTGAAATCTACTGGTTCTGCAGGAACAGAAGCCAATGCACCAAGATACG AAAGAACGCAGCAACAACCCGAGAACCCATTTGCATCCCTTATACCCGACCAAACTATCgccatcatcccatccttcACCTTAGAGTCCGGCGAAACTTTACACAATGTTCCATTGGCATACAGCACCAGAGGAAAGCTTTCACCTAATCGCGATAATGCTATGGTCATATGCCATGCCTTGACTGGCAGTGCAGATGTCAGCGATTGGTGGGGACCTCTTTTAGGTGGTCCTGGTCGAGCATTCGATATATCCAGATTCTTTGTGATATGTATGAACAGTCTAGGAAGCCCTTACGGGAGTGCCAGTCCTGTCACTTGCAAGGATGGGGACCcaaaaaatgaaagatatggCCCTGAATTCCCTTTGACAACCATCCGAGATGATGTCAA CATTCACAAACTTCTCTTGGACGATTTAGGAGTTCGACAAGTGGCAGCGGTCATAGGAGGTTCTATGGGAGGTATGCTGGTGCTTGAATGGGCATACTTTGGCAAGGATTATGTTAGAGCTATTGTGCCAATCGCAACATCTAGCAGACATAGTGCTTGGGGAATCAGTTGGGGAGAAGCTCAAAGGCAAAGCATCTATGCCGATCCAAAGTACGATGACGGCTATTACCCATTTTCGGATCCTCCAACTGCAGGGCTGGGCGCGGCACGCATGTCTGCATTGCTTACGTATCGAAGCCGGAATTCATTCGAGGCAAGGTTTGGGCGAAACATACCTGATGCTTCAAAGAAACAGACCATCAGCGAAAGCCAACAATCCGCCACCGCATCGGATATCCACAGGGCAATTCACAATGATGGACACAGACAGACCAGAtctccaatatcttcaagacCTGGAAGTTCAGCTGCCATTTCAACCATGGCCAGTGAAAACATTACTGCCAACGGTGGCAACCCTGCAAACTTTACTGACCCGCAATTTCACGGCGCAACTCCCTCATCATCCCCACCACCAGACCGGCCTGTTCCAAAGCGCAAGTCGACCTCTCATTACTTTTCCGCGCAATCATATCTTCGTTACCAAGGTGAAAAATTTGTCAAACGTTTTGATGGAAACTGTTATATTGCCATCACCCGCAAGCTTGATACTCATGATGTCTCAAGATACAGAGTGCCAACAGATTCAGAGGATCCTATTGCTGAAGCTCTTTCACAAATTCAACAGCCAACGTTGGTACTTGGTATTGAGAGTGATGGACTTTTCACATTTGATGAGCAGAAAGAGATTGCAGCTTCAGTACCAAATGCACGTCTCAGGAAGATTGAATCGCCCGAAGGCCACGATGCATTCTTGTTGCAATTTGAACAGGTCAATCAACACATTCTGGAATTTTTGAACGAAGTTTTACCTGATATTATGGGAGCTCCTGGCATTGAAGGAGTTGTAGCAGAAGACGGAGTAGGGGCTGTTACCAAAAGCAGTACATTTGGCGAGGCAGAAGTGGATGACATTACAGCATGGTAA
- the Bcmet2 gene encoding Bcmet2, translated as MVICHALTGSADVSDWWGPLLGGPGRAFDISRFFVICMNSLGSPYGSASPVTCKDGDPKNERYGPEFPLTTIRDDVNIHKLLLDDLGVRQVAAVIGGSMGGMLVLEWAYFGKDYVRAIVPIATSSRHSAWGISWGEAQRQSIYADPKYDDGYYPFSDPPTAGLGAARMSALLTYRSRNSFEARFGRNIPDASKKQTISESQQSATASDIHRAIHNDGHRQTRSPISSRPGSSAAISTMASENITANGGNPANFTDPQFHGATPSSSPPPDRPVPKRKSTSHYFSAQSYLRYQGEKFVKRFDGNCYIAITRKLDTHDVSRYRVPTDSEDPIAEALSQIQQPTLVLGIESDGLFTFDEQKEIAASVPNARLRKIESPEGHDAFLLQFEQVNQHILEFLNEVLPDIMGAPGIEGVVAEDGVGAVTKSSTFGEAEVDDITAW; from the exons ATGGTCATATGCCATGCCTTGACTGGCAGTGCAGATGTCAGCGATTGGTGGGGACCTCTTTTAGGTGGTCCTGGTCGAGCATTCGATATATCCAGATTCTTTGTGATATGTATGAACAGTCTAGGAAGCCCTTACGGGAGTGCCAGTCCTGTCACTTGCAAGGATGGGGACCcaaaaaatgaaagatatggCCCTGAATTCCCTTTGACAACCATCCGAGATGATGTCAA CATTCACAAACTTCTCTTGGACGATTTAGGAGTTCGACAAGTGGCAGCGGTCATAGGAGGTTCTATGGGAGGTATGCTGGTGCTTGAATGGGCATACTTTGGCAAGGATTATGTTAGAGCTATTGTGCCAATCGCAACATCTAGCAGACATAGTGCTTGGGGAATCAGTTGGGGAGAAGCTCAAAGGCAAAGCATCTATGCCGATCCAAAGTACGATGACGGCTATTACCCATTTTCGGATCCTCCAACTGCAGGGCTGGGCGCGGCACGCATGTCTGCATTGCTTACGTATCGAAGCCGGAATTCATTCGAGGCAAGGTTTGGGCGAAACATACCTGATGCTTCAAAGAAACAGACCATCAGCGAAAGCCAACAATCCGCCACCGCATCGGATATCCACAGGGCAATTCACAATGATGGACACAGACAGACCAGAtctccaatatcttcaagacCTGGAAGTTCAGCTGCCATTTCAACCATGGCCAGTGAAAACATTACTGCCAACGGTGGCAACCCTGCAAACTTTACTGACCCGCAATTTCACGGCGCAACTCCCTCATCATCCCCACCACCAGACCGGCCTGTTCCAAAGCGCAAGTCGACCTCTCATTACTTTTCCGCGCAATCATATCTTCGTTACCAAGGTGAAAAATTTGTCAAACGTTTTGATGGAAACTGTTATATTGCCATCACCCGCAAGCTTGATACTCATGATGTCTCAAGATACAGAGTGCCAACAGATTCAGAGGATCCTATTGCTGAAGCTCTTTCACAAATTCAACAGCCAACGTTGGTACTTGGTATTGAGAGTGATGGACTTTTCACATTTGATGAGCAGAAAGAGATTGCAGCTTCAGTACCAAATGCACGTCTCAGGAAGATTGAATCGCCCGAAGGCCACGATGCATTCTTGTTGCAATTTGAACAGGTCAATCAACACATTCTGGAATTTTTGAACGAAGTTTTACCTGATATTATGGGAGCTCCTGGCATTGAAGGAGTTGTAGCAGAAGACGGAGTAGGGGCTGTTACCAAAAGCAGTACATTTGGCGAGGCAGAAGTGGATGACATTACAGCATGGTAA